One segment of Tistrella mobilis DNA contains the following:
- a CDS encoding B12-binding domain-containing radical SAM protein codes for MKRVLLTTAPKEALVEMNGIGGNWYDRTDTYMAWTCANDLADRLSVTCPPTGLNFLKANVPDVEVLEYPTWAEYEKALGSEQWDMVGISFYTWSVPVAIQMAKLAREYGVKEVWGGNYGAITPGIQPHFDRLIKGPGEYVLHQYVYGRPLEHVTHPPMMGESSFRGVSSKVGYLYSKRGCNIGCTFCSTPVFNPKEDAIFMEDMEYALDTYKENSVAHVIIYDESFFLKNDIAERVVDGLAKRGLGWICLTRADLLRGRISELTDRCMDGAIIGIESYRDKNIADVQKRDDVYNVRATVRELIKNGRRALGTFMVGFQDDSIEDMEYDITQLADEGLFACQLTLLTPFHGTKLWKQMEHLVNEPDLSKFDLYNLVWKHPKMSPSEARDLMAWAQRKVNDPGVVAQKIKQDMKEKLRREMAAKRGQLPIGSRPSRLGGGMAAGAFAAPER; via the coding sequence ATGAAACGGGTACTTCTCACCACGGCGCCCAAGGAGGCGCTGGTGGAGATGAACGGTATCGGCGGCAACTGGTACGATCGCACCGATACTTACATGGCCTGGACCTGCGCCAACGACCTCGCCGACCGCCTGTCGGTGACCTGCCCCCCCACAGGTCTGAACTTCCTGAAGGCCAATGTGCCGGATGTCGAGGTTCTGGAATATCCCACCTGGGCCGAATACGAAAAGGCGCTCGGCTCAGAGCAGTGGGACATGGTGGGCATCAGCTTCTACACCTGGTCTGTGCCGGTCGCGATCCAGATGGCGAAACTCGCCCGTGAATACGGGGTGAAAGAGGTCTGGGGCGGCAATTACGGCGCGATCACGCCCGGAATCCAGCCGCATTTCGACCGGCTGATCAAGGGACCGGGCGAATACGTGCTGCATCAATACGTCTACGGGCGGCCGCTGGAGCACGTCACCCATCCGCCGATGATGGGCGAGTCGAGCTTCCGCGGCGTGAGTTCGAAGGTCGGCTATCTCTACAGCAAGCGCGGCTGCAACATCGGCTGCACCTTCTGTTCGACGCCGGTGTTCAATCCGAAGGAAGACGCGATCTTCATGGAGGACATGGAGTACGCGCTCGACACCTATAAGGAGAACAGTGTCGCCCATGTCATCATCTACGACGAGTCATTCTTCCTGAAGAACGACATCGCCGAACGGGTGGTCGACGGGCTGGCCAAGCGTGGCCTCGGCTGGATCTGCCTGACCCGTGCCGATCTGCTGCGCGGCCGGATTTCGGAACTCACCGATCGCTGCATGGATGGTGCGATCATCGGCATCGAAAGCTATCGCGACAAGAACATCGCCGACGTCCAGAAGCGCGACGACGTCTACAACGTCCGCGCGACCGTCCGTGAGCTGATCAAGAACGGCCGCCGTGCCCTCGGCACCTTCATGGTCGGCTTCCAGGACGACAGCATCGAAGACATGGAATACGACATCACCCAGCTGGCCGATGAGGGGCTGTTCGCCTGCCAGCTGACCCTGCTCACGCCCTTCCACGGCACCAAGCTGTGGAAGCAGATGGAGCATCTGGTGAACGAGCCGGACCTGTCGAAATTCGACCTCTACAACCTGGTCTGGAAGCACCCGAAGATGTCGCCGTCAGAGGCCCGCGACCTGATGGCCTGGGCCCAGCGCAAGGTGAACGACCCCGGCGTCGTGGCGCAGAAGATCAAGCAGGACATGAAGGAAAAGCTGCGCCGCGAAATGGCGGCCAAGCGCGGACAGCTGCCGATCGGCAGCCGGCCGTCGCGGCTGGGCGGTGGCATGGCCGCCGGCGCCTTCGCGGCCCCCGAGCGCTGA
- a CDS encoding B12-binding domain-containing radical SAM protein: MSALKILAIQLGFHPDYPDVSTLATTYNDGIYYVASFVADQLPEAQLDMCQMFWGENPADFPLESYDVILVSALATHFWSNIPTLETIARRRRKDSLMIMGGPHAAFAPHEALKYADVAVIGEGELPTLELIARRAVGGVGGPIDDIPNIAWIGDDGRLAISDVKRFEKVSTAIRPELLARAPRLHWATVSMSRGCPFDCSFCYAIRLLGRRFRTKTVPDIVAELDGIHAQTGCTRFYVTDLNFTTRRDFCQQVAQAVRDRPYKFISMSRINHADDMDLVLEMKASGFDEYCLGVESEDPGVLRAFNKKVDASEQTERLWRFAENDVYIHSAIIFGLEAQDQGAIRRTARWCADARIVHPTFVCLAEYPFQNLLFGARQDIEDHRIIMEVPTYQHYSFVGIFPRHMRPSDLQRSILDSYDVFFERAFEVETRPQRRMRLKSYQRSVAQSRGGMERHIGFLEKLEVPYYTREGTLKEDLLLGDFEARHGATRDWLARSARGAEPAFAKAYAR, translated from the coding sequence ATGAGCGCGCTCAAGATCCTGGCCATTCAGCTCGGCTTCCATCCCGACTATCCGGATGTGTCGACGCTCGCCACCACCTACAATGACGGCATCTATTACGTCGCCTCCTTCGTCGCCGATCAGCTCCCCGAGGCGCAGCTGGACATGTGCCAGATGTTCTGGGGGGAGAACCCGGCCGATTTTCCGCTGGAGAGCTACGACGTCATTCTGGTCTCGGCGCTCGCCACCCATTTCTGGTCCAACATCCCGACCCTTGAGACGATCGCCCGGCGGCGGCGCAAGGACTCGCTCATGATCATGGGCGGGCCGCATGCGGCTTTCGCCCCGCACGAGGCGCTGAAATATGCCGATGTGGCGGTGATCGGCGAGGGCGAGCTGCCGACGCTGGAACTGATCGCCCGTCGCGCCGTGGGCGGCGTCGGTGGCCCGATTGACGACATTCCGAACATCGCCTGGATCGGCGACGACGGCCGGCTCGCCATTTCCGACGTGAAGCGGTTCGAGAAGGTCTCCACCGCCATCCGCCCGGAACTGCTGGCGCGGGCGCCGCGGCTGCACTGGGCGACGGTGTCGATGTCGCGCGGCTGCCCCTTCGACTGCTCGTTCTGCTATGCCATCCGCCTGCTGGGCCGGCGGTTCCGGACCAAGACCGTGCCCGATATCGTGGCCGAGCTGGACGGCATCCATGCCCAGACCGGCTGCACCCGGTTCTATGTCACCGATCTCAACTTCACCACCCGGCGCGATTTCTGCCAGCAGGTGGCCCAGGCGGTGCGCGACCGGCCCTATAAATTCATCTCGATGAGCCGGATTAACCATGCCGACGACATGGATCTGGTGCTGGAGATGAAGGCCTCGGGCTTCGACGAATATTGCCTGGGCGTGGAATCCGAAGATCCGGGCGTGCTGCGCGCCTTCAACAAGAAGGTCGATGCCAGCGAGCAGACCGAGCGTCTCTGGCGCTTCGCCGAGAACGACGTCTACATCCATTCGGCGATCATCTTCGGTCTGGAAGCCCAGGATCAGGGCGCCATCCGCCGCACCGCCCGCTGGTGCGCGGACGCCCGGATCGTGCATCCGACCTTCGTGTGCCTGGCCGAATATCCCTTCCAGAACCTGCTGTTCGGCGCGCGCCAGGACATCGAGGATCACCGGATCATCATGGAGGTCCCGACCTATCAGCACTATTCCTTCGTCGGCATCTTCCCGCGCCATATGCGGCCGTCCGACCTGCAGCGGTCGATCCTGGACAGCTACGACGTGTTCTTCGAACGCGCCTTCGAGGTCGAGACCCGGCCGCAGCGGCGGATGCGGCTGAAATCCTATCAGCGCAGCGTCGCGCAGAGCCGCGGCGGCATGGAACGCCATATCGGCTTCCTGGAGAAACTGGAGGTGCCCTACTACACCCGCGAGGGCACGCTGAAAGAGGATCTGCTGCTGGGAGATTTCGAGGCCCGGCACGGTGCCACCCGTGACTGGCTGGCCCGGTCGGCCCGCGGGGCCGAGCCGGCCTTCGCCAAGGCCTATGCCCGCTGA
- a CDS encoding extensin-like domain-containing protein codes for MRPARLILTVLILGLAGAGLALAAGLVRLPDRWNPFAPPVIADAPNLLTGWKIARLKDAPDQCLTVLETGSLAFTPVPDRQTAESCGFRNAVRVDGAEDLRFSSGFTASCPLMVAWSIFERHILQPAARRHFASPVARVEHLGTYACRPVRGGSTPSQHATANAIDIAGLVLADGTRITLARDWSGDDARKRAFLRELRDGACEVFRGVLGPDYNAAHRDHFHLDMGRWSICR; via the coding sequence ATGCGCCCCGCACGCCTGATCCTGACCGTCCTGATCCTCGGCCTCGCCGGTGCCGGCCTCGCTCTGGCTGCCGGGCTGGTGCGGCTGCCGGATCGCTGGAACCCTTTCGCCCCGCCGGTCATCGCCGACGCCCCGAACCTGCTGACCGGCTGGAAGATCGCCCGGCTGAAGGACGCGCCCGACCAGTGCCTGACGGTGCTTGAGACCGGGTCGCTGGCCTTCACGCCGGTGCCCGACCGGCAGACGGCCGAAAGCTGCGGCTTCCGGAACGCCGTCCGGGTCGATGGTGCCGAAGATCTGCGCTTCTCGTCGGGCTTTACCGCCAGCTGTCCGCTGATGGTCGCCTGGTCGATCTTCGAGCGCCACATTCTGCAACCCGCCGCCCGTCGCCATTTCGCAAGCCCGGTTGCGCGGGTCGAACATCTGGGCACCTATGCCTGCCGCCCGGTGCGCGGCGGCAGCACCCCCAGCCAGCATGCCACCGCCAATGCGATCGACATCGCCGGCCTGGTGCTCGCCGACGGAACCCGCATCACCCTGGCGCGCGACTGGTCGGGCGACGACGCCCGCAAGCGCGCCTTCCTGCGCGAGCTGCGTGACGGCGCCTGCGAGGTGTTTCGCGGCGTGCTCGGCCCCGACTACAACGCGGCCCATCGCGACCATTTCCATCTGGACATGGGGCGCTGGAGCATCTGTCGCTGA
- the panC gene encoding pantoate--beta-alanine ligase, with protein MSSPSLAAASNPAVDIVRDRADLRGRVLRWRAQGARIALVPTMGALHDGHLSLIDIARARADRVVVSIFVNPTQFAPGEDFDRYPRDEAGDLARLAERGVDLAWMPAVGDMYRPDAATTVHVDRLTQGLCGPWRPGHFDGMATVVAKLLIGCGPDVAVFGEKDWQQLQVIRRMVTDLDIPVEIVGAPTSREPSGLARSSRNVYLDARERPAAEALNGVLHETAAAILAAAADDGDAVAGALTRGRARLTDLGYGRVEYLDLVDAETLAPLDRAPVPGRPARLLVAARLGSTRLIDNIPVETRTTA; from the coding sequence ATGTCCTCGCCCTCCCTCGCCGCTGCATCGAACCCCGCCGTCGACATCGTCCGGGATCGCGCCGATCTGCGCGGCCGGGTGCTGCGGTGGCGCGCCCAGGGTGCACGCATAGCCCTGGTGCCGACCATGGGCGCCCTGCATGACGGCCATCTGAGCCTGATCGACATCGCGCGCGCCCGGGCCGACCGGGTGGTGGTCAGCATCTTCGTCAACCCCACGCAGTTCGCGCCCGGAGAGGATTTCGACCGCTACCCGCGCGACGAGGCCGGCGATCTGGCCCGGCTGGCGGAACGGGGTGTCGATCTTGCCTGGATGCCGGCGGTCGGCGACATGTACCGCCCCGATGCCGCCACCACCGTGCATGTCGACCGGCTGACCCAGGGGCTGTGCGGCCCCTGGCGCCCCGGCCATTTCGACGGCATGGCGACGGTGGTCGCCAAGCTGCTGATCGGCTGCGGGCCGGATGTGGCCGTGTTCGGCGAGAAGGACTGGCAGCAATTGCAGGTGATCCGGCGGATGGTGACGGATCTCGACATCCCGGTGGAGATCGTGGGCGCCCCCACCAGCCGCGAGCCATCGGGCCTCGCCCGGTCGTCGCGCAATGTCTATCTCGACGCCCGCGAGCGCCCGGCCGCCGAGGCACTGAACGGCGTGCTGCACGAAACCGCCGCGGCCATCCTGGCCGCCGCCGCCGATGACGGTGATGCGGTCGCAGGCGCCCTCACCCGCGGCCGCGCACGGCTCACCGATCTCGGCTATGGCCGGGTCGAATATCTGGATCTGGTCGATGCCGAAACCCTGGCGCCGCTGGACCGGGCGCCGGTGCCGGGCCGGCCGGCCCGGCTGCTGGTCGCGGCGCGGCTGGGCAGCACCCGGCTGATCGACAACATTCCAGTCGAGACCCGGACAACGGCGTGA
- a CDS encoding 6,7-dimethyl-8-ribityllumazine synthase, with protein MNQISQTTPTTIHQDGEVTPRFAVLRARWHAELVDRAVDGFAARMAERGIPADAIDVIDLPGAFEIPLEAKRIAEAGRHVAVIAVGFVVDGGIYRHDFVARAVIEGLMRVQLDTGMPVFSVVLTPHHFHEHDVHQAFFTGHMTTKGHEAAEACLATPAVRDRLGDHATRPDATRADAA; from the coding sequence ATGAATCAGATCAGTCAGACGACCCCCACCACGATCCACCAGGACGGCGAGGTCACACCGCGTTTCGCCGTGTTGCGTGCGCGCTGGCATGCCGAGCTGGTCGACCGCGCCGTCGACGGCTTTGCGGCACGCATGGCCGAACGTGGCATTCCCGCCGACGCCATCGACGTGATCGACCTGCCCGGCGCCTTCGAAATCCCGCTGGAGGCCAAGCGCATCGCGGAAGCCGGCCGGCATGTGGCCGTCATCGCGGTGGGCTTCGTGGTCGACGGCGGCATCTACCGCCACGACTTCGTCGCCCGTGCGGTGATCGAGGGGCTGATGCGCGTCCAGCTCGACACCGGCATGCCGGTGTTCTCGGTGGTGCTGACACCGCATCACTTCCACGAGCATGATGTCCATCAGGCCTTCTTCACCGGCCATATGACCACCAAAGGGCACGAGGCCGCCGAGGCCTGCCTTGCCACCCCGGCCGTGCGCGACCGGCTGGGCGACCATGCCACCAGGCCAGACGCCACCAGGGCCGACGCCGCCTGA
- a CDS encoding D-glycero-alpha-D-manno-heptose-1,7-bisphosphate 7-phosphatase, protein MPETQPRRYALLDRDGTINLDTGYLADPAGFELLPGALAGLKRLVTAGFGLVVVTNQSGIARGLIRPEALEAIHERMCHLLAPHGIRFDAIEICPHGPDEGCDCRKPSPGMVRRAAARLGFDPVRAVVFGDKPSDMGLARAVGAMAVLIGDEAAAGSCDPAPDFWAPDLDAAARLVIDGTRPA, encoded by the coding sequence ATGCCGGAAACCCAACCCCGCCGTTATGCCCTGCTCGATCGCGACGGCACCATCAATCTCGACACCGGCTATCTGGCCGATCCGGCCGGGTTCGAGTTGCTGCCCGGGGCACTGGCGGGTCTGAAGCGGCTTGTCACCGCCGGTTTCGGCCTGGTGGTGGTGACCAACCAGTCGGGCATCGCCCGCGGTCTGATCCGGCCCGAGGCGCTGGAGGCGATCCACGAGCGGATGTGTCATCTTCTGGCGCCGCACGGCATCCGCTTCGATGCGATCGAGATCTGCCCCCACGGGCCCGACGAGGGCTGCGACTGCCGCAAGCCGTCGCCGGGCATGGTGCGGCGTGCGGCGGCACGGTTGGGGTTCGATCCGGTCCGGGCGGTGGTCTTCGGCGATAAGCCGTCGGATATGGGCCTTGCCCGTGCGGTGGGCGCCATGGCCGTGCTGATCGGCGACGAGGCAGCGGCAGGGTCGTGCGATCCGGCACCCGATTTCTGGGCGCCGGATCTGGATGCGGCGGCGCGTCTGGTGATCGACGGCACGCGCCCGGCCTGA
- a CDS encoding enoyl-CoA hydratase-related protein, translating into MSELLERIESGVAWLTLNRPERRNAMSRPMLAALVSALTRLAADDDVRVVVLTGAGGAFCAGGDVKRMAETAEAEAAKSSERRATELRQVMEASRWLHEMGKPTIAALPGPAAGAGLSLALACDMRIAARTAVMTTAFAKVALSGDFGGSWFLTQLVGPAKARELYFTAELLDMTAAEKLGLVNRVVDAEALEAETRMIAETLARGPALTYAAIKRNMNLAQAGTLSEVMDLEAIQHTRCSESADHREAAQAFVEKRAPRFIGR; encoded by the coding sequence ATGTCTGAACTGCTTGAACGCATTGAAAGCGGCGTCGCCTGGCTGACGCTCAACCGGCCGGAACGGCGCAATGCCATGTCGCGGCCGATGCTGGCCGCGCTGGTCTCGGCCCTCACCCGGCTTGCCGCCGACGATGATGTGCGGGTGGTGGTGCTGACGGGTGCCGGCGGCGCCTTCTGCGCCGGGGGCGACGTCAAGCGCATGGCGGAAACCGCCGAGGCCGAAGCCGCGAAGTCGAGCGAGCGCCGGGCCACGGAACTGCGCCAGGTGATGGAAGCCTCGCGCTGGCTGCACGAGATGGGCAAGCCGACCATCGCCGCCCTGCCCGGGCCCGCGGCCGGTGCCGGCCTGTCGCTGGCATTGGCCTGCGACATGCGCATCGCCGCCCGCACCGCCGTGATGACCACCGCCTTCGCCAAGGTGGCCCTGTCGGGCGATTTCGGTGGCAGCTGGTTCCTGACCCAATTGGTCGGTCCCGCCAAGGCGCGGGAGCTTTACTTCACCGCCGAGCTGCTCGACATGACCGCGGCCGAGAAGCTGGGCCTGGTCAACCGCGTGGTCGATGCCGAGGCCCTGGAGGCCGAGACCCGCATGATCGCCGAGACGCTTGCCCGCGGGCCGGCGCTGACCTATGCCGCCATCAAGCGCAATATGAACCTGGCACAGGCCGGCACGCTGTCGGAGGTGATGGATCTGGAAGCGATCCAGCACACCCGCTGTTCGGAAAGCGCCGACCACCGCGAGGCGGCACAGGCCTTCGTCGAGAAGCGGGCGCCCCGGTTCATCGGCCGCTGA
- a CDS encoding MFS transporter, producing the protein MPGSSSAGSTPAVAAPPAGAVPRHALRLLGAAVAVIGAGQAIQVAIVPGLIAATGIDAATLGLLVALGVLPFMVGAPLWGRLSDRFGRRPVLLAGLVGAALAHALFAGAADLLAAGRISHGTGLGVMIVSRLIFGVAGSAIYPVGQAWAVDLAGPERRLAAAGALAAGLSVGRLAGPAVALALLMVGPVAPLWGLSAIGAASAVLVVVGLGGAAAAAGRGGAAAAAGHPPRAAEGMMRPFLVVGIGTFAMGMMQFVFGLHAMARLDMAAPAASQLVAIVMAAAAVVMLGVQTLVLPRIGARPALAARAWAASLMLLPLSIALGWWGGAWWAFVASAMLTGAGMAVVVAMLFARVTADPRLRGTRAGLLNSAQTAGYAAGSAVGGLYAVGAVLPFGLALAALLVAVVAGWRLPGRPV; encoded by the coding sequence ATGCCGGGGTCATCCTCCGCCGGTTCCACGCCCGCTGTCGCTGCACCGCCTGCCGGTGCCGTTCCACGCCATGCCCTGCGGCTGCTGGGGGCTGCGGTGGCGGTGATCGGGGCAGGGCAGGCCATCCAGGTCGCCATCGTGCCCGGGCTGATCGCCGCCACCGGCATCGATGCCGCCACACTCGGCCTTCTGGTGGCCCTGGGCGTGCTGCCTTTCATGGTCGGAGCACCGCTCTGGGGGCGGCTGAGCGACCGGTTCGGCCGCAGACCGGTGCTGCTGGCGGGGCTGGTCGGTGCCGCCCTGGCCCATGCCCTGTTCGCGGGCGCCGCCGATCTTCTGGCCGCAGGGCGCATCAGCCATGGGACCGGCCTTGGGGTGATGATCGTCTCGCGGCTGATCTTCGGCGTGGCGGGCTCGGCCATTTATCCGGTCGGGCAGGCCTGGGCGGTGGATCTGGCGGGGCCCGAGCGGCGCCTGGCGGCAGCCGGCGCCCTGGCGGCGGGGTTGAGCGTCGGCCGCCTGGCCGGGCCGGCGGTGGCGCTGGCCCTGCTGATGGTCGGGCCGGTGGCGCCGCTCTGGGGGCTGTCGGCGATCGGTGCCGCCTCGGCCGTGCTGGTCGTGGTGGGGCTGGGCGGCGCCGCCGCGGCGGCCGGGCGCGGCGGTGCGGCCGCTGCAGCCGGGCACCCGCCCCGGGCGGCCGAGGGCATGATGCGGCCTTTCCTGGTGGTCGGCATCGGCACCTTCGCCATGGGCATGATGCAGTTCGTGTTCGGCCTGCATGCCATGGCCCGGCTCGACATGGCGGCGCCCGCGGCCTCGCAGCTGGTGGCGATCGTCATGGCGGCGGCGGCCGTGGTGATGCTGGGGGTCCAGACCCTCGTCCTGCCGCGGATCGGCGCCCGTCCGGCGCTGGCGGCACGCGCCTGGGCGGCAAGCCTGATGCTGCTGCCGCTGTCGATCGCGCTCGGCTGGTGGGGCGGGGCGTGGTGGGCCTTCGTCGCGTCCGCGATGCTGACCGGCGCCGGGATGGCGGTGGTGGTGGCGATGCTCTTCGCTCGCGTCACCGCCGATCCCCGCCTGCGCGGCACCCGTGCCGGCCTGCTGAATTCAGCCCAGACCGCAGGCTATGCCGCTGGATCGGCCGTGGGCGGGCTGTACGCCGTGGGGGCGGTGCTGCCTTTCGGTCTGGCGCTGGCGGCCCTGCTCGTGGCGGTCGTGGCCGGCTGGCGCCTGCCGGGCCGCCCGGTCTGA